In Amycolatopsis jiangsuensis, the following proteins share a genomic window:
- a CDS encoding NCS2 family permease translates to MTQVHLDDAVTPAPGPARKSIVDRMFDLRARGTTVGREVRGGVTTFVAMAYIVLLNPLILGASADITGAKLSAAQVTTATALAAAVMTVLMGLVGNAPLALAAGLGINGIVAFQMAPQMTWAQAFGLVVLEGVCIVLMAVSGIRERIMNAIPGPLKTAITVGIGLYIALVGLVSAGFVTRTPDSANSTVPVRLGLDGHLDGWPIAVFCFGLLLMTVLMARKVPGAVLISIAVATVLAVVLHDGFGVGDWGLTTPTLPGKVVAAPDFGLLGHVDLFGGFASAGALTATIFLFTLVLSGFFDAMGTITSVSAEAGLAQNGRVPRMGRILLVDGAGAIAGGVSGSSPNTVFLESAAGVGEGARSGLASVVSGLLFAATLLFTPIAGIVPAQAAAPALVVIGGMMVAQCRNIPWHDSDYTIPVFLTVALIPFTYSITNGVGAGLIAFVLIKTCRGKWRDAGWILTVLALVFTVYFGIDVVRAIF, encoded by the coding sequence ATGACCCAGGTACACCTCGACGACGCGGTGACCCCGGCCCCTGGACCCGCTCGCAAGTCCATTGTGGATCGGATGTTCGACCTCCGGGCGCGCGGCACGACCGTCGGCCGCGAGGTCCGCGGCGGAGTAACCACTTTCGTCGCGATGGCCTACATCGTGCTGCTCAACCCGCTCATCCTCGGCGCCTCCGCCGACATCACCGGTGCGAAACTCAGCGCCGCACAGGTGACCACCGCCACCGCGCTCGCCGCCGCGGTGATGACCGTCCTCATGGGACTGGTCGGCAACGCCCCGCTCGCGCTCGCCGCCGGCCTGGGCATCAACGGGATCGTCGCGTTCCAGATGGCACCGCAGATGACCTGGGCGCAGGCCTTCGGCCTGGTCGTGCTGGAGGGTGTCTGCATCGTGCTGATGGCGGTCAGCGGGATACGGGAACGCATCATGAACGCGATCCCCGGCCCGTTGAAGACCGCGATCACCGTCGGAATCGGGCTCTACATCGCGCTCGTCGGCCTGGTGAGCGCCGGGTTCGTGACGCGGACCCCGGACTCGGCGAACTCCACCGTGCCGGTGCGGCTCGGCCTCGACGGGCACCTCGACGGCTGGCCGATCGCGGTGTTCTGCTTCGGGCTGCTGTTGATGACCGTGCTGATGGCACGCAAGGTGCCGGGCGCGGTACTGATCAGCATCGCCGTCGCGACCGTGCTGGCGGTGGTACTGCACGACGGGTTCGGCGTCGGGGACTGGGGCCTGACCACCCCGACGCTGCCCGGGAAAGTGGTCGCCGCACCGGACTTCGGGCTGCTCGGGCACGTCGATCTGTTCGGCGGCTTCGCCTCGGCCGGCGCGCTCACCGCGACCATCTTCCTGTTCACCCTGGTACTGTCGGGATTCTTCGACGCGATGGGCACGATCACGAGTGTGTCGGCCGAAGCCGGGCTGGCCCAGAACGGCCGCGTACCGCGGATGGGTCGCATCCTGCTGGTCGACGGCGCGGGCGCGATTGCCGGCGGGGTCTCGGGTTCGTCACCCAACACGGTGTTCCTGGAGTCGGCCGCCGGGGTCGGCGAGGGTGCGCGATCCGGCCTGGCGAGCGTGGTGAGTGGTCTGTTGTTCGCCGCGACCCTGCTCTTCACACCGATCGCCGGAATCGTCCCGGCGCAGGCGGCAGCGCCCGCACTGGTCGTGATCGGCGGGATGATGGTCGCGCAGTGCCGCAATATTCCTTGGCACGACAGTGATTACACGATCCCGGTGTTCCTCACCGTCGCGCTGATCCCGTTCACCTACTCGATCACCAACGGCGTGGGCGCGGGCTTGATCGCCTTCGTGCTGATCAAGACGTGCCGCGGAAAATGGCGTGACGCCGGCTGGATCCTCACCGTGCTGGCGCTGGTCTTCACCGTCTACTTCGGAATCGACGTGGTCAGGGCGATCTTCTAG
- a CDS encoding nucleoside deaminase has translation MTVSLDADLEHSWLQESVRIATRNVADGGGPFGALVVRDGEIIATGVNRVTPTLDPTAHAEVVAIRAACQALGTFSLTGCVLVSSCEPCPMCLASSLWARVDRVLYAADRHDAAKAGFDDRAFYELFETPRDTWEVPVARASLKDHFAPFDAWLSRADRIEY, from the coding sequence ATGACTGTTTCCCTCGACGCGGACCTCGAACACTCCTGGCTGCAGGAAAGCGTGCGGATCGCCACTCGCAACGTCGCCGACGGCGGCGGACCGTTCGGCGCGCTGGTGGTACGGGACGGCGAAATCATCGCCACCGGAGTCAACCGCGTCACACCGACGCTCGACCCGACCGCGCACGCCGAGGTCGTCGCGATCCGCGCGGCCTGTCAGGCGCTCGGCACGTTCAGCCTGACCGGCTGCGTCCTCGTGTCCTCGTGCGAGCCGTGCCCGATGTGCCTGGCCTCTTCGCTGTGGGCGCGGGTGGACCGCGTCCTCTACGCGGCCGACCGGCACGACGCCGCCAAAGCCGGTTTCGACGACCGCGCCTTCTACGAACTCTTCGAAACCCCGCGTGACACCTGGGAAGTGCCCGTCGCCCGTGCGTCGCTCAAGGACCACTTCGCCCCGTTCGACGCCTGGCTCTCCCGGGCCGACCGGATCGAGTACTAG
- a CDS encoding helix-turn-helix domain-containing protein: protein MRLGALLDTPDLGLRLLAGPEARDREFARVFQATLRDPTRYLDGGEIVLCGLRWLPGPNDADEFVGKLAAAGVVALGAGTAETGGPVPEYLVHACRRTGLPLFEVPVSVSFATVAERVILGLAAERSAPARDSHRRLVTAATAGHGLDALIEAGAEELGAQCWVLSTTGAQLAGGSELPVARRAALTGRFLRADRLPCRDGALTLLPAAGRSGHRVASWFVAVDGDPAGWPAPRAELVQELAALVGLERSRVDEARRIENRGAEPLLRLVLSGETTELASRLAAAGLPAHEPVGTVSAEVRGGGPGFAQALLVELLAAAGAPALVATVDGEIFGLFAAPRPAVTAAVREAVHTVEPALGSARLAVGLSRAADAGGLRSGIQEARHARALASLDPGRATVLAGDEVASHLLLLAAVPEDLRRSFGEKVLGPVLAYDAGHGSELMSTLRVFLEHSGSWTQTSAALHLHVNTLRYRIARVGDLTGRDLGRFADRVDLYLAGCFTRNWGWSPPPIPGGKRK, encoded by the coding sequence GTGCGGCTGGGCGCGCTGCTGGACACCCCGGACCTCGGCCTGCGCCTGCTCGCCGGCCCGGAGGCCCGTGACCGCGAGTTCGCCAGGGTGTTCCAGGCGACGCTGCGGGATCCGACGCGGTACCTCGACGGCGGTGAGATCGTGCTGTGCGGCCTGCGCTGGCTGCCGGGGCCGAACGACGCGGACGAGTTCGTCGGCAAGCTCGCCGCGGCCGGGGTGGTCGCGCTCGGCGCGGGAACCGCGGAAACCGGCGGCCCGGTGCCCGAGTACCTGGTGCACGCCTGCCGCCGGACCGGCTTGCCGTTGTTCGAGGTTCCGGTGTCGGTTTCGTTCGCGACAGTGGCCGAACGCGTGATCCTGGGCCTGGCCGCGGAACGGTCGGCACCGGCGCGGGACTCCCACCGCCGGCTGGTCACCGCGGCGACCGCGGGACACGGCCTTGACGCGTTGATCGAAGCCGGTGCCGAGGAACTGGGGGCGCAGTGCTGGGTGCTGAGTACCACCGGCGCGCAGCTGGCCGGTGGCTCCGAGCTGCCGGTTGCGCGGCGGGCCGCGCTGACGGGCCGGTTCCTGCGCGCGGACCGGTTGCCGTGCCGGGACGGTGCCCTCACCCTGCTGCCCGCCGCCGGCCGGTCCGGGCATCGGGTCGCGAGCTGGTTCGTGGCCGTGGACGGCGATCCGGCCGGCTGGCCGGCACCGCGTGCCGAACTGGTCCAGGAGCTGGCCGCGCTGGTGGGGCTGGAACGTTCGCGGGTGGACGAAGCCCGCCGGATCGAGAACCGCGGCGCCGAACCACTGCTGCGGCTGGTGCTGTCCGGCGAGACCACCGAACTCGCCTCCCGGCTGGCCGCCGCCGGTCTTCCGGCGCACGAGCCGGTCGGCACGGTCTCCGCCGAGGTACGTGGCGGAGGCCCCGGATTCGCGCAGGCACTGCTGGTGGAACTGCTGGCCGCGGCCGGTGCACCGGCGCTCGTGGCGACCGTCGACGGCGAGATCTTCGGACTGTTCGCCGCGCCGCGCCCGGCAGTGACCGCCGCGGTTCGCGAAGCCGTGCACACCGTCGAGCCCGCACTCGGCTCGGCCCGGCTGGCGGTGGGGCTCAGCCGCGCCGCCGACGCGGGCGGACTGCGTTCGGGCATCCAGGAGGCCCGGCACGCGCGGGCGCTGGCCTCGCTCGACCCCGGCCGCGCGACGGTGCTGGCCGGCGACGAGGTGGCGTCGCACCTGCTGTTGCTGGCCGCTGTGCCGGAGGACCTGCGCCGGTCGTTCGGCGAGAAGGTGCTCGGACCGGTCCTCGCCTACGACGCCGGCCACGGTTCGGAACTGATGAGCACGTTGCGGGTGTTCCTGGAGCATTCCGGTTCGTGGACGCAGACCTCGGCGGCGCTGCACCTGCATGTGAACACCCTGCGCTACCGGATCGCCCGGGTCGGTGACCTGACCGGCCGCGATCTCGGCCGGTTCGCCGACCGGGTGGATCTTTATCTGGCCGGCTGTTTCACCCGGAACTGGGGCTGGTCACC
- the pucD gene encoding xanthine dehydrogenase subunit D, translating into MTRPAPARSSQEYDDTVSGGVGTSPLRPDGTLKVRGEFAYSSDLWHEDMLWGATLRSPHPHARVRRLDVSRALARPGVHAALTHEDVPGENSYGLKYQDTPALAADRVRYQGEPVAILAADHPEIARQALKEIVVEYEVLEPVTDPERAAHDETLPKLHPAGNLVRYQRILRGDPDAVADVVVSGTYEIGMQDQAFLGPESGLAVPAEDGGVDLYLATQWLHVDQRQTARALGLPPEKVRLTLSGVGGAFGGREDLSMQIHSCMLALRTGRPVKMVYNREESFFGHVHRHPARMYYEHGATKDGDLVFVRARLYFDGGAYASKTPVVVGNGTTLGVGPYDVPNARIEGWGVYTNNPTCGAMRGLGAVQPTYGYESQMDKLAAALGMDPAELRIRNAMSEGSTNVTGQLVDFPAPVAELIQRVRDMPLPPERGAGADIRDLPGGASNVTHGEGVVRGVGYGVTIKNISYAEGLDDYSTARVRLQVVGGEPVAMVHTAAAEVGQGLVTLQQQIARTELGVPRVTVHPADTSVGDAGSSSASRQTYVTGGAVRNASRAVADAVYALAERKLGRSAAGMSLTAGKVVAADGEVVVSLVDLLGKEVLEETREFHHRKTYPLDPENGQGDAHVQYGFSAHRAVVDVDVELGLVKVVQLDCAQDVGKAMNPQAVLGQIQGGSAQGLGLAVMEEIQVVDGKVRNPSFTDYLIPTVLDMPPMRVDILERPDPHAPYGVRGVGEPPTISTTPAVANAIRAATGLELPRVPIRPEHLTGTLES; encoded by the coding sequence ATGACCCGCCCGGCACCGGCTCGTTCGTCGCAGGAGTACGACGACACCGTCAGCGGTGGTGTCGGCACCAGCCCGCTGCGTCCGGACGGGACGCTCAAGGTACGCGGCGAATTCGCCTACTCCTCGGATCTCTGGCACGAGGACATGCTGTGGGGCGCCACGCTGCGCAGCCCGCATCCCCACGCACGCGTCCGGCGGCTCGACGTTTCCCGGGCACTCGCCCGGCCCGGCGTCCATGCGGCACTGACCCACGAGGACGTTCCCGGCGAGAACAGCTACGGACTGAAGTACCAGGACACGCCGGCGCTCGCGGCGGACCGGGTGCGTTACCAGGGCGAGCCGGTGGCGATCCTCGCGGCGGACCACCCGGAGATCGCCCGCCAGGCGCTCAAGGAGATCGTGGTCGAGTACGAGGTGCTCGAACCGGTGACCGATCCCGAACGCGCCGCGCACGACGAAACCCTGCCGAAGCTGCATCCTGCCGGGAACCTGGTGCGCTACCAGCGGATCCTGCGCGGTGACCCGGATGCGGTGGCCGACGTGGTGGTGTCCGGGACCTACGAGATCGGGATGCAGGACCAGGCCTTCCTCGGACCCGAATCGGGGCTCGCGGTCCCGGCCGAGGACGGCGGGGTGGATTTGTACCTGGCCACCCAGTGGCTGCACGTGGACCAGAGACAGACCGCACGGGCGCTCGGCCTGCCGCCGGAGAAGGTGCGGCTGACGCTGTCCGGAGTCGGCGGAGCGTTCGGCGGACGCGAGGACCTGTCGATGCAGATCCACTCGTGCATGCTCGCCCTGCGTACCGGCCGGCCGGTCAAAATGGTCTACAACCGGGAGGAATCGTTCTTCGGTCACGTGCACCGGCATCCCGCGCGGATGTACTACGAGCACGGCGCCACCAAGGACGGTGACCTGGTCTTCGTCCGCGCCCGCCTGTACTTCGACGGCGGCGCCTACGCGTCGAAGACCCCGGTGGTGGTCGGCAACGGGACCACGCTCGGCGTCGGCCCGTACGACGTGCCCAACGCCAGGATCGAAGGCTGGGGCGTCTACACCAACAACCCCACCTGCGGGGCGATGCGCGGGCTCGGCGCGGTGCAGCCGACGTACGGCTACGAGTCCCAGATGGACAAACTCGCCGCCGCGCTCGGGATGGATCCCGCCGAACTGCGCATCCGCAACGCGATGAGCGAAGGCTCCACGAACGTCACCGGCCAGCTGGTCGATTTCCCGGCACCGGTGGCCGAGCTGATCCAGCGGGTCCGGGACATGCCGTTGCCGCCCGAACGTGGTGCCGGCGCCGACATCCGCGACCTGCCGGGTGGAGCGTCCAATGTAACCCATGGCGAGGGTGTCGTCCGCGGCGTGGGTTACGGGGTGACGATCAAGAACATCTCCTACGCCGAAGGCTTGGACGACTATTCCACGGCCCGGGTCCGCTTGCAGGTCGTGGGTGGTGAGCCGGTCGCGATGGTGCACACGGCAGCGGCCGAAGTGGGGCAGGGACTCGTCACCCTGCAACAGCAGATCGCGCGTACCGAGCTGGGCGTGCCACGGGTCACGGTGCATCCGGCGGACACGAGCGTCGGCGACGCGGGATCCAGCTCCGCATCGCGGCAGACCTACGTCACTGGGGGCGCGGTCCGCAACGCCTCCCGTGCCGTCGCCGACGCCGTCTACGCGCTCGCCGAACGCAAGCTCGGCCGGTCGGCAGCGGGAATGTCGTTGACCGCCGGAAAGGTCGTTGCCGCAGACGGCGAGGTGGTGGTGTCCTTAGTGGACTTGCTGGGCAAAGAGGTGCTGGAGGAAACACGGGAATTCCACCACCGCAAGACCTACCCGCTGGATCCGGAAAACGGTCAGGGCGACGCCCATGTCCAGTACGGCTTCTCCGCGCACCGGGCAGTCGTGGACGTGGACGTGGAGCTGGGTTTGGTGAAGGTGGTGCAGCTGGACTGCGCGCAGGACGTCGGCAAGGCGATGAATCCGCAGGCCGTGCTGGGTCAGATCCAGGGTGGGTCGGCGCAGGGCCTCGGCCTTGCGGTGATGGAGGAGATCCAGGTGGTGGACGGAAAGGTGCGGAACCCGTCGTTCACCGACTACCTGATCCCGACAGTGCTCGATATGCCGCCGATGCGCGTCGACATTCTCGAGCGCCCTGACCCCCATGCGCCGTACGGAGTACGCGGGGTCGGTGAACCTCCGACCATCTCCACGACCCCGGCGGTCGCGAACGCCATCCGCGCGGCCACCGGCCTCGAACTGCCGCGCGTCCCGATCCGTCCCGAACACCTCACCGGAACCTTGGAGAGCTGA
- a CDS encoding (2Fe-2S)-binding protein — MRVNVTVNGEPRQADDVWEGESLLYALRERLGLPGSKNACEQGECGSCTVYLDGQPACSCLVAAGQAEGREVRTVEGLADGERLDPVQEAFVECGAVQCGFCTPGLLVTAHDLIARTADPSDAEIREALAGNLCRCTGYETILDAVRLAAARKERV, encoded by the coding sequence ATGCGTGTGAACGTGACGGTGAACGGCGAACCACGGCAGGCAGACGACGTCTGGGAGGGGGAGAGCCTGCTGTATGCGCTCCGGGAGCGGTTGGGGCTGCCGGGGTCGAAGAACGCCTGTGAGCAAGGCGAATGCGGTTCGTGCACGGTGTACCTGGATGGGCAGCCGGCGTGTTCCTGCCTGGTCGCGGCAGGCCAGGCGGAGGGACGCGAGGTCCGCACCGTCGAAGGACTGGCCGACGGTGAGCGGCTCGACCCGGTGCAGGAGGCCTTCGTGGAGTGCGGCGCTGTCCAATGTGGATTCTGCACGCCCGGGCTCCTGGTCACCGCGCACGACCTGATCGCCCGCACCGCCGACCCGAGTGACGCGGAGATCCGCGAGGCGCTGGCGGGAAACCTCTGCCGCTGCACAGGATACGAGACGATCCTCGACGCGGTCCGCCTCGCCGCGGCCCGGAAGGAGCGGGTATGA
- a CDS encoding glycerate kinase: protein MTVLVAPDKFKGSLTAAEVADAVASAFAAVVPGEPVRRLPVADGGEGTVDAAVAAGFRRVPARVTGPTGRRITAYFALRGPVAVVELAEASGLSRLPGGVPAPRTASSHGAGELIAAAVAAGATQVVLGVGGSACTDGGAGLLTALGARLLDASGNSSPPGGAALSGLATVDLSGLSPVDLVLASDVDNPLLGPDGAAAVYGPQKGATPADVAALEEGLHRWSEILGAEHATTPGAGSAGGVGFAALAALGARIRPGIEVLLELLDFATAARDAHLVITGEGSLDAQSLRGKTPVGVLHAAGTTPVVALAGRCLLTEAQWRSAGFHAVYALSDVDPDESRCVAEAPRLLRMCAKRLAREWSDERMRVR, encoded by the coding sequence GTGACTGTGCTGGTGGCGCCGGACAAGTTCAAGGGCTCGCTCACCGCGGCGGAGGTGGCGGACGCGGTTGCGTCGGCCTTCGCCGCGGTGGTGCCCGGGGAACCGGTCCGCCGCCTGCCGGTCGCGGACGGCGGCGAAGGCACGGTGGACGCCGCCGTCGCCGCCGGGTTCCGCCGCGTTCCCGCTCGGGTGACCGGCCCGACCGGCCGGCGGATCACCGCGTACTTCGCGCTCCGCGGCCCGGTGGCGGTGGTGGAACTGGCCGAGGCGTCCGGTCTGTCGCGGCTGCCCGGCGGCGTGCCCGCGCCCCGCACCGCCTCCAGCCACGGCGCCGGCGAGCTGATCGCCGCCGCAGTCGCCGCCGGTGCGACCCAGGTCGTGCTGGGCGTCGGCGGAAGCGCCTGCACCGACGGTGGTGCCGGACTGCTGACCGCGCTGGGAGCCCGGCTGCTGGATGCCTCCGGCAATTCGTCGCCACCCGGCGGTGCCGCGTTGTCCGGACTGGCCACTGTGGACCTGTCCGGACTGTCTCCCGTGGACCTGGTGCTGGCGTCCGATGTAGACAACCCGCTCCTGGGCCCGGACGGCGCCGCCGCTGTCTACGGCCCGCAGAAGGGCGCGACCCCAGCCGACGTCGCCGCGCTCGAAGAAGGCCTGCACCGCTGGTCGGAGATCCTGGGCGCGGAACACGCGACCACCCCGGGCGCCGGCTCGGCAGGCGGTGTCGGATTCGCCGCCCTGGCCGCTCTCGGCGCCCGGATCCGGCCGGGAATCGAGGTACTGCTGGAGCTTCTGGACTTCGCCACCGCAGCCCGCGACGCGCACCTCGTCATCACCGGCGAAGGATCCCTGGACGCCCAGTCCCTGCGCGGAAAAACCCCAGTCGGCGTCCTCCACGCGGCGGGCACCACGCCGGTGGTCGCGCTGGCCGGACGCTGCCTGCTCACCGAGGCACAGTGGCGATCCGCAGGCTTCCACGCGGTGTACGCACTGTCCGATGTGGATCCGGACGAATCCCGATGCGTCGCGGAAGCACCGCGCCTGCTCCGCATGTGCGCGAAACGCTTGGCGCGCGAGTGGTCAGACGAGCGCATGCGGGTTCGTTAG
- a CDS encoding FAD binding domain-containing protein, protein MEFLRPVSLAEALEARAAHPDAVPIAGGTDVMVELNFDHRRPAALLDLARVPELFGHSTVDGRIRIAAATPYARIIDELGDRLPGLAMASRTVGSPQIRNRGSVGGNLGAASPAGDTHPALLAAGAEVEIASTRGIRRLPVEEFYLGVKRNALEPDELIIAVHLEPASGPQQFSKVGTRNAMVIAVCAFALALHPKHRRVGTGIGSAAPTPRHAPAAEEFVAGELPWDRPVPLADSLLRRFGELVAEAAAPIDDVRGSAGYRRHALSVLARRTLTWAWTEYSCV, encoded by the coding sequence GTGGAATTCCTGCGCCCGGTGTCGCTCGCGGAAGCGCTCGAAGCCCGCGCCGCACACCCCGACGCGGTACCGATCGCCGGTGGCACCGACGTGATGGTCGAGCTGAACTTCGACCACCGGCGTCCGGCCGCGTTGCTCGACCTCGCGCGGGTACCGGAACTGTTCGGGCACAGCACGGTCGACGGCCGTATCCGCATCGCCGCCGCCACTCCCTACGCGCGGATAATCGACGAGCTGGGGGACCGGTTGCCGGGCCTGGCGATGGCCTCGCGCACGGTGGGTTCGCCGCAGATCCGCAACCGCGGCTCGGTCGGTGGGAACCTCGGGGCCGCTTCCCCGGCAGGGGACACACATCCGGCGTTGCTGGCGGCAGGAGCCGAGGTGGAGATCGCGTCGACGCGCGGCATCCGGCGGCTGCCGGTCGAGGAATTCTACCTCGGCGTGAAGCGGAACGCGCTGGAGCCGGACGAGCTGATCATCGCCGTACACCTGGAACCGGCGAGCGGACCGCAGCAGTTCAGCAAGGTGGGCACCCGCAACGCGATGGTGATCGCGGTGTGCGCGTTCGCGCTGGCGCTGCATCCGAAGCATCGGCGGGTCGGTACCGGAATCGGTTCGGCAGCACCGACTCCGCGTCATGCGCCGGCGGCTGAGGAGTTCGTGGCGGGGGAGCTGCCGTGGGATCGGCCGGTGCCGTTGGCGGATTCGCTGCTGCGGCGGTTCGGCGAGCTGGTCGCGGAGGCGGCCGCGCCGATCGACGACGTACGGGGGAGTGCGGGATATCGCAGACACGCGCTGTCGGTGCTGGCGCGGCGGACATTGACCTGGGCTTGGACGGAGTACTCATGCGTGTGA
- a CDS encoding allophanate hydrolase-related protein, producing the protein MTLIFLNGGAMRGEPLHHLLEGAPLVAEIATAAKYRFYSVGGQCPALVPVAHGGAAIAGEVYDVPLDVLRDRVLPAEPPELELGVVELADGSSAFGMLLRKPLTSHVPLRDITEVADWRVFRAGAAA; encoded by the coding sequence ATGACGCTGATCTTCCTCAACGGCGGTGCCATGCGTGGCGAGCCGCTGCACCACCTGCTCGAGGGCGCCCCGCTGGTCGCCGAAATCGCCACCGCGGCGAAGTACCGGTTCTACTCGGTGGGCGGCCAGTGCCCGGCGCTGGTCCCGGTCGCGCACGGCGGCGCGGCGATCGCCGGCGAGGTCTACGACGTGCCGCTGGACGTGCTGCGCGACCGGGTGCTGCCGGCCGAACCACCCGAACTGGAGCTGGGAGTGGTCGAACTCGCGGACGGCAGCTCGGCGTTCGGCATGCTGCTGCGAAAGCCGCTGACCTCGCACGTTCCGCTGCGCGACATCACCGAAGTCGCCGACTGGCGGGTGTTCCGGGCCGGGGCCGCCGCGTGA
- the pucL gene encoding factor-independent urate hydroxylase yields the protein MAIVLGDNRYGKAENRLVRVDRDGDEHRITDLTVSVSLSGDLSDTHLTGANDKVLATDTQKNTVFAFARDGIGEIEDFGLRLARHFVGTQKSIRTARVRLEEHPWQRLTVGGKPAHHSFARAGTSTRTASVTYDGAQAWVIGGVQDLTVLNSTGSEFWGFPRDHYTTLAETKDRVLATTVSATWRFSGTEVGWAAAHGTALAALLDAFGGTHSLSLQQSLYAMGQRVLEEVPEICEVRLSLPNKHHFLVDLAPFGVDNPGEVFHAADRPYGLIEGTVLRDDAPPAGPAWS from the coding sequence ATGGCGATCGTTCTGGGTGACAACCGCTACGGGAAGGCGGAGAACCGGCTCGTGCGCGTCGACCGTGACGGCGACGAGCACCGGATCACCGACCTCACGGTGAGCGTGTCGCTGTCGGGCGACCTGAGTGACACCCACCTGACCGGGGCCAACGACAAGGTGCTGGCCACCGACACGCAGAAGAACACGGTGTTCGCCTTCGCCCGCGACGGGATCGGCGAGATCGAGGACTTCGGCCTCCGGCTGGCCCGGCATTTCGTGGGCACGCAGAAGAGCATCCGCACCGCGCGCGTCCGGCTCGAAGAGCATCCGTGGCAGCGCCTGACGGTCGGCGGCAAGCCCGCGCACCACTCGTTCGCCCGCGCCGGCACCAGTACGCGCACTGCGTCGGTGACCTACGACGGTGCACAGGCGTGGGTGATCGGCGGAGTGCAGGACCTGACTGTGCTCAACTCCACCGGGTCGGAGTTCTGGGGCTTTCCCCGCGACCACTACACCACTCTGGCCGAGACGAAGGACCGCGTCCTCGCCACGACGGTGTCCGCGACCTGGCGGTTCTCCGGCACCGAGGTCGGATGGGCTGCGGCGCACGGCACCGCGCTCGCCGCGCTGCTGGACGCGTTCGGTGGCACGCACAGCCTTTCGCTGCAGCAGTCGCTGTATGCGATGGGACAGCGGGTGCTGGAGGAAGTCCCGGAGATCTGCGAGGTCCGGCTGTCCCTGCCGAACAAGCACCACTTCCTCGTCGACCTGGCTCCGTTCGGAGTGGACAACCCCGGTGAAGTGTTCCACGCCGCCGATCGCCCGTACGGCTTGATCGAAGGCACCGTGCTGCGGGACGACGCCCCGCCCGCCGGGCCGGCCTGGTCCTGA